A genomic region of Desulfovibrio aminophilus contains the following coding sequences:
- a CDS encoding TRAP transporter large permease produces MEPGTLALTGIAVLLALFLFTRLPVGFAMGMVGFAGFAAVLGPKAALGMLGTEVWNVFSSYGLTVIPLFILMGQICFYSGVNERLYTTAYAWMGHIRGGLAMATVLACAGFAAICGSNTATAATMSTVALPQMRKYKYSPVLATGAVAAGSTLGVVIPPSVVLLIIGLQTGASIARLFWASLLPGMLLALLFLLVVAAACRLRPQWGPIAPRASLGRRLRALPGALEMLALFGLVMGGLFAGFFTPTEAGAAGAAAALLLSAGTRRLSVRDFLRAVTDTIKVSSMIMVIILGAVILGRFLAVTRLPYEAAAYVSALQAPPALVVLVICAIYALGGMLMDALALLLVTLPIFHPVALALGFDPIWFGVVITVVTTMGAITPPVGVNTFIVASMAPEVPMPKVFLGVSLFMAAYLVCVLLLLLVPDLALWLPRFVG; encoded by the coding sequence ATGGAACCCGGAACCCTGGCCCTGACGGGCATCGCCGTCCTCCTGGCACTCTTCCTCTTCACCCGGCTGCCCGTGGGCTTCGCCATGGGCATGGTGGGCTTCGCGGGCTTCGCCGCCGTGCTCGGGCCCAAGGCCGCCCTGGGCATGCTCGGCACCGAGGTCTGGAACGTCTTCTCGTCCTATGGCCTCACGGTGATCCCGCTGTTCATCCTCATGGGCCAGATCTGCTTCTACTCCGGGGTCAACGAGCGGCTCTACACCACGGCCTACGCCTGGATGGGCCACATCCGGGGCGGGCTGGCCATGGCCACTGTCCTGGCCTGCGCCGGGTTCGCGGCCATCTGCGGCTCGAACACCGCCACGGCCGCCACCATGAGCACCGTGGCCCTGCCCCAAATGCGCAAGTACAAGTACAGCCCCGTGCTCGCCACCGGAGCGGTGGCCGCCGGTTCGACCCTGGGCGTGGTCATCCCGCCCAGCGTGGTCCTGCTCATCATCGGCCTGCAGACCGGCGCCTCCATCGCCCGCCTGTTCTGGGCCAGCCTCCTGCCCGGAATGCTCCTGGCCCTGCTCTTCCTGCTCGTGGTGGCCGCGGCCTGCCGCCTGCGGCCGCAGTGGGGCCCCATCGCCCCCCGCGCGAGCCTCGGCCGGCGGCTGCGCGCCCTGCCCGGCGCCCTGGAGATGCTCGCGCTGTTCGGCTTGGTCATGGGCGGGCTGTTCGCGGGCTTCTTCACCCCCACCGAGGCCGGGGCCGCCGGAGCCGCCGCTGCCCTGCTGCTCTCCGCCGGAACCCGGCGGCTGAGCGTCAGGGACTTTCTCCGGGCCGTCACCGACACCATCAAGGTCTCCAGCATGATCATGGTCATCATCCTGGGAGCCGTGATCCTGGGCCGCTTCCTGGCCGTGACCCGGCTGCCCTACGAGGCGGCGGCCTACGTCTCCGCGCTCCAGGCCCCTCCGGCCCTGGTGGTGCTTGTGATCTGCGCCATCTACGCCCTGGGCGGCATGCTCATGGACGCCCTGGCCCTGCTCCTGGTGACCCTGCCCATCTTCCATCCCGTGGCCCTGGCCCTGGGCTTCGACCCGATCTGGTTCGGCGTGGTCATCACCGTGGTCACCACCATGGGGGCCATCACCCCGCCGGTGGGCGTGAACACCTTCATCGTGGCCTCCATGGCCCCGGAGGTGCCCATGCCCAAGGTCTTCCTCGGCGTGTCCCTGTTCATGGCCGCCTATCTCGTCTGCGTGCTCCTGCTCCTGCTCGTCCCGGACCTGGCCCTCTGG
- a CDS encoding TRAP transporter small permease, giving the protein MIDALALLTSRLAKALAVLSGALLVAMTVLACANMLARAVWVPLEGTFEVMGFLGAMSAAFSMAWAQLNKSHISVGILFGRLPRPVRRSLDAAASLASCAFFLLLAEQSRRWAAFLVETGEVSETLHWPFHPFVLASALGCLVMALALFTDFLLTAVGRTKV; this is encoded by the coding sequence ATGATCGACGCCCTCGCCCTTCTCACCTCACGGCTGGCCAAGGCCCTGGCGGTCCTGTCCGGCGCCCTGCTGGTGGCCATGACGGTCCTGGCCTGCGCCAACATGCTCGCCCGCGCCGTATGGGTTCCCCTGGAGGGGACCTTCGAGGTCATGGGCTTTCTCGGAGCCATGTCGGCGGCCTTTTCCATGGCCTGGGCCCAGCTGAACAAGAGCCACATCAGCGTGGGCATCCTCTTCGGCCGCCTGCCGCGCCCCGTCCGGCGCTCCCTGGACGCGGCCGCGAGCCTGGCCTCCTGCGCCTTCTTCCTGCTCCTGGCCGAACAGTCCAGGCGCTGGGCCGCCTTCCTCGTGGAGACCGGCGAGGTCTCGGAAACCCTGCACTGGCCCTTCCACCCCTTTGTCCTGGCCTCGGCCCTGGGCTGCCTGGTCATGGCCCTGGCCCTCTTCACGGACTTCCTCCTGACGGCCGTGGGCCGGACCAAGGTCTAG
- a CDS encoding TRAP transporter substrate-binding protein has protein sequence MRTTIRLAAALLAAAILLVGCGRDEPKAEAPKQDKAAVIRLSYANFPPASTFPCVQMERWKQEVERRTNGRVVVDTYPGGTLLEAKNMFKGVQDGQADIGCLSMSYQPGVFPMTTVAEQPVGFRSSRTASLVLFDLFQKYDPTEFKAVKVLTLFTSAPSNIMSTVPVKSLADLAGLELRASGTPSKMLSALGATPVSMPMSQAPEALQKGLVKGLLSSLEVLKDFNFAESCRYETVTDFPVYPFAVVMNRAKWDSLPADVKAALDGLAREQSEWTGAYMDGHVHEALTWSKNTYDIQIFELSEAERAQARDKTAGLIEEWKAQATAAGVPADAVLADLYRLKAEHEAAEAK, from the coding sequence ATGCGCACCACGATCCGCTTGGCCGCCGCCCTGCTGGCGGCCGCAATCCTGCTCGTTGGCTGCGGCCGCGACGAGCCCAAGGCCGAGGCCCCCAAGCAGGACAAGGCGGCCGTGATCCGCTTGTCCTACGCCAACTTCCCGCCCGCCTCCACGTTCCCCTGCGTGCAGATGGAACGCTGGAAGCAGGAGGTGGAACGGCGCACCAACGGCAGGGTCGTGGTGGACACCTACCCCGGCGGCACGCTGCTGGAGGCCAAGAACATGTTCAAGGGCGTGCAGGACGGACAGGCCGACATCGGCTGCCTGTCCATGTCCTACCAGCCCGGCGTATTCCCCATGACCACCGTGGCGGAGCAGCCCGTGGGCTTCCGTTCCTCGCGGACCGCCAGCCTCGTGCTCTTCGACCTGTTCCAGAAATACGACCCGACCGAGTTCAAGGCCGTGAAGGTGCTCACCCTGTTCACCTCCGCGCCCTCGAACATCATGAGCACCGTCCCGGTGAAATCCCTGGCGGACCTCGCCGGACTGGAGCTGCGGGCCTCGGGCACGCCCTCCAAGATGCTCTCGGCCCTGGGGGCCACGCCCGTGTCCATGCCCATGTCCCAGGCCCCCGAGGCCCTGCAGAAGGGGCTGGTCAAGGGGCTGCTCTCCTCCCTGGAGGTGCTCAAGGACTTCAACTTCGCGGAGTCCTGCCGCTACGAGACCGTGACCGACTTCCCGGTCTATCCCTTCGCCGTGGTCATGAACCGGGCCAAATGGGACTCGTTGCCCGCGGACGTGAAGGCCGCGCTGGACGGGCTCGCCCGGGAGCAGTCCGAATGGACCGGCGCCTACATGGACGGCCATGTCCACGAGGCCCTGACCTGGTCCAAGAACACCTACGACATCCAGATCTTCGAGCTGTCCGAAGCGGAACGGGCCCAGGCCCGGGACAAGACCGCCGGGCTGATCGAGGAATGGAAGGCCCAGGCGACCGCCGCGGGAGTGCCCGCCGACGCCGTCCTGGCCGACCTCTACCGGCTCAAGGCCGAGCACGAGGCGGCCGAGGCCAAGTAA
- a CDS encoding FG-GAP-like repeat-containing protein — MKLLRNISIALILTLTLAGTALAQTAKTYAVLPFKVNGPEKFLYLGPAVQSMLTSRLTAPGKFEALPKEAAASLGVTPPAGGTQAQSMLARVNGQYLYWGTVNVLGDHVTLELQRADAKGQSKVVTKDMSMEGLVPGLDALAKEQLAELFGAPSQPAAQAEQRAAAPSNPAFLAAQGTNPADPIAAVNPQFRYEGGAETPGQWRTQNLKYASRGMVIADANGDRRQEVFILGQHALYAYSLKNGRLDPLDSVDFTQKYELLYIGAVDADGNGVQDIVISSFRDGQPYSMIFSFVGNKLERILDGARVYLSVVAMPPTYSPTLIGQKQGSSELFSSKNIYEYHLSGKNLVEGKHIALPEFANVYNFAYFPDQNGYKVVLINEDSHIQVFNQALDLQSSSDETYNSSAIDLDVTTALPGMTGGGSDFTKQSYYLPMPMKITSFSAKGKYELLVNKDISVAAQIFGRFRTFTQGELHALFWDGVGMNLAWKTRRIKGTVVGFQVADPNNDGKQDLCVLVNTYPGTVGLEYRKTVLMGYELNTDAVQK, encoded by the coding sequence ATGAAATTATTGAGGAATATATCCATCGCCCTGATCCTGACCCTGACCCTGGCGGGCACGGCCCTGGCCCAGACGGCCAAGACCTACGCCGTGCTGCCCTTCAAGGTCAACGGCCCGGAGAAGTTCCTCTATCTCGGTCCGGCGGTGCAGTCCATGCTCACCTCCCGCCTGACCGCTCCCGGCAAGTTCGAAGCCCTGCCCAAGGAGGCCGCCGCCTCCCTGGGCGTCACCCCGCCCGCCGGCGGCACCCAGGCCCAGTCCATGCTCGCCCGGGTGAACGGCCAGTATCTTTACTGGGGCACGGTGAACGTCCTGGGCGACCACGTCACCCTGGAGCTCCAGCGCGCGGACGCCAAGGGCCAATCCAAGGTCGTGACCAAGGACATGTCCATGGAGGGCCTGGTGCCCGGCCTGGACGCCCTGGCCAAGGAACAGCTGGCCGAGCTCTTCGGCGCGCCCAGCCAGCCCGCGGCCCAGGCCGAACAGCGCGCCGCCGCGCCCTCCAACCCCGCCTTCCTGGCCGCCCAGGGAACGAACCCCGCCGACCCGATCGCGGCCGTGAACCCGCAGTTCCGCTATGAAGGCGGCGCGGAAACCCCGGGCCAGTGGCGCACCCAGAACCTCAAGTACGCCTCGCGCGGCATGGTCATCGCCGACGCCAACGGCGACCGCCGCCAGGAAGTCTTCATCCTCGGCCAGCACGCCCTCTATGCATACTCGCTGAAGAACGGCCGCCTGGATCCCCTGGACAGCGTGGACTTCACCCAGAAGTACGAGCTGCTCTACATCGGCGCGGTGGACGCCGACGGCAACGGCGTCCAGGACATCGTGATCTCGTCCTTCCGCGACGGCCAGCCCTACTCCATGATCTTCTCCTTCGTCGGCAACAAGCTGGAGAGAATCCTGGACGGCGCCCGCGTCTATCTCTCCGTCGTGGCCATGCCCCCGACCTACTCTCCCACGCTCATCGGACAGAAACAGGGCTCCTCGGAACTCTTCAGCTCCAAGAACATCTATGAGTACCACCTGAGCGGCAAGAATCTCGTGGAAGGCAAGCACATCGCCCTGCCCGAGTTCGCCAACGTCTACAACTTCGCCTACTTCCCGGACCAGAACGGCTACAAGGTCGTGCTCATCAACGAGGACAGCCACATCCAGGTCTTCAACCAGGCCCTGGACCTGCAATCCTCCTCGGACGAAACCTACAACAGCTCGGCCATCGACCTGGACGTGACCACGGCCCTGCCCGGCATGACCGGCGGCGGCTCGGACTTCACCAAGCAGAGCTACTACCTTCCCATGCCCATGAAGATCACGTCCTTCTCGGCCAAGGGCAAGTACGAACTCCTGGTGAACAAGGACATCTCCGTGGCCGCCCAGATCTTCGGCCGTTTCCGCACCTTCACCCAGGGCGAGCTGCACGCCCTGTTCTGGGACGGCGTGGGCATGAACCTGGCCTGGAAGACTCGGCGCATCAAGGGCACCGTGGTGGGTTTCCAGGTGGCGGACCCGAACAACGACGGCAAGCAGGACCTCTGCGTCCTGGTGAACACCTACCCCGGCACCGTGGGCCTGGAGTACCGCAAGACCGTGCTCATGGGCTACGAGCTGAACACCGACGCGGTCCAGAAGTAG
- a CDS encoding RsmB/NOP family class I SAM-dependent RNA methyltransferase, with amino-acid sequence MGHSLRSFRLVGGAAEAEGIENLLRAQGFAFEPEPFWPLARRLAEEPFPLGGSLAARFGRVYIQDRSSMLPPLLLAPPPGAVVLDMCASPGSKTGLLSQLVGPTGFVLAVEASADRLATLRANLRRMGAVNTATIGHSSERLPLADGSFDHILLDPPCSGWGTVERNPKVLELWAGDKTAPLVRLQRALLAKAAALLAPGGRLLYSTCTTNVEENEEQTAWALSELDLEPAPLAPPPGFIFDTPLLGLSGVLRVAEESEGQGFYLAAFTRRGGNRAEAPERADLPGRLLDPARLGGDAPVDWAALPPGQLRDFNGKAFFLHETALGLMPPGLRWQGFVLGKVAAGVFRPDPLCRPLLPPLEGLAAGRALDAREPAVLEALLSGQAVPCGEGKGAAALYFRGLGLGYVSRKGRRFLWTGAGL; translated from the coding sequence ATGGGCCATTCGTTACGGAGCTTCCGCCTGGTGGGCGGCGCGGCCGAGGCCGAGGGCATCGAGAATCTCCTGCGGGCCCAGGGCTTCGCCTTCGAGCCCGAGCCGTTCTGGCCCCTGGCCCGGCGTCTGGCCGAAGAGCCTTTTCCCCTGGGCGGGAGCCTGGCCGCCCGCTTCGGTCGGGTCTACATCCAGGACCGCTCCTCCATGCTGCCGCCCCTGCTCCTTGCCCCGCCGCCCGGGGCCGTGGTCCTGGACATGTGCGCCAGCCCCGGGAGCAAGACCGGCCTCCTTTCCCAACTGGTGGGGCCCACGGGCTTCGTGCTGGCCGTGGAGGCCTCGGCCGACCGCCTGGCCACCCTGCGCGCCAACCTGCGGCGCATGGGCGCGGTGAACACGGCCACCATCGGTCATTCCTCGGAGCGCCTGCCCCTGGCCGACGGCTCCTTCGACCACATCCTCCTGGACCCGCCGTGCAGCGGCTGGGGCACGGTGGAACGCAACCCCAAGGTCCTCGAACTTTGGGCCGGGGACAAGACCGCGCCCCTGGTGCGACTCCAGCGCGCGCTTCTGGCCAAGGCCGCCGCGCTTCTGGCCCCCGGCGGAAGGCTTTTGTATTCCACCTGCACCACCAACGTGGAGGAGAACGAGGAGCAGACGGCCTGGGCCCTGTCCGAGCTGGACCTGGAGCCCGCGCCCCTGGCCCCGCCGCCGGGATTCATCTTCGACACCCCGTTGCTCGGGCTCTCCGGGGTCCTGCGCGTGGCCGAGGAGTCCGAGGGCCAGGGGTTTTACCTGGCGGCCTTCACCCGGCGGGGCGGAAATCGTGCCGAGGCCCCGGAGCGCGCGGACCTGCCGGGCAGGCTCCTGGACCCGGCCCGGCTGGGCGGCGACGCCCCGGTGGACTGGGCGGCCCTGCCGCCCGGCCAGCTTCGCGACTTCAACGGCAAGGCCTTCTTCCTTCATGAGACGGCCCTGGGGCTGATGCCGCCGGGCCTGCGCTGGCAGGGATTCGTCCTGGGCAAGGTCGCGGCCGGGGTGTTCCGGCCCGATCCCCTGTGCCGCCCGCTGCTGCCGCCCCTGGAGGGGCTTGCCGCCGGGCGCGCGCTCGACGCCCGCGAGCCCGCCGTGCTGGAGGCCCTGCTCTCCGGCCAGGCCGTGCCCTGCGGTGAGGGCAAGGGCGCGGCAGCGCTGTATTTTCGCGGCCTGGGCCTGGGCTATGTGAGCCGCAAGGGCCGCCGTTTTCTCTGGACCGGCGCGGGGTTGTGA
- a CDS encoding nucleotidyltransferase domain-containing protein — protein sequence MFEEIRRRLSRIESEEDVRILYACESGSRAWGFASGNSDWDVRFIYARRPEWYLSVDLEKKRDVIELPIVDDLDVNGWDIRKALRLYRGSNPPLFEWVHSPIVYHAHTDFIARLRGGLRAYYSLKSCHYHYLSMARKNYREYLQGERVRLKKYLYVLRPLLAVMWLEQGRGRVPVEFAVLLDCLGDIRVKAEIDSLVQRKIQGDELAQGARIDVLNRFIDGELERLDRIEPPAADASEVEPLNRIFRETLIAAWA from the coding sequence ATGTTTGAGGAAATACGCCGCCGGTTGTCCAGGATCGAGTCTGAAGAAGACGTTAGAATTCTTTACGCCTGCGAATCTGGAAGTCGGGCGTGGGGTTTCGCCTCCGGCAACAGTGACTGGGATGTGCGGTTTATCTATGCCCGTCGTCCCGAGTGGTATCTAAGCGTCGATCTGGAAAAGAAGCGCGATGTGATTGAACTGCCCATCGTCGATGACCTGGATGTCAACGGATGGGATATCCGCAAGGCCCTCCGCCTGTACAGGGGATCGAATCCTCCGCTCTTTGAGTGGGTGCATTCGCCGATCGTGTACCACGCCCATACGGATTTCATCGCCCGGTTGCGGGGCGGCCTGCGGGCCTATTATTCATTGAAATCATGCCATTATCACTATCTGAGCATGGCGAGGAAGAATTACCGCGAATATCTGCAAGGTGAACGTGTCAGGCTCAAAAAATATCTTTATGTGCTGCGCCCATTGCTTGCCGTGATGTGGCTGGAGCAGGGGCGTGGTCGGGTTCCCGTGGAATTCGCCGTTCTTCTGGACTGTCTCGGGGATATACGGGTCAAAGCCGAGATTGACTCGCTCGTCCAGAGGAAAATCCAGGGCGACGAATTGGCGCAGGGAGCCAGAATCGATGTCCTGAACCGTTTCATCGACGGCGAGTTGGAACGGTTGGACCGGATTGAGCCGCCTGCCGCTGACGCCTCGGAGGTTGAGCCGCTGAATCGGATTTTTCGCGAGACGCTTATCGCCGCGTGGGCGTAA
- the bamE gene encoding outer membrane protein assembly factor BamE: MKRLFLSLSICLALALSGCMSAAQHRAELRDDSGDRLTVGKVQREIRVGMTNAQVAEVLGSPNVVTTDEQRREVWVYDKVSTETVYSTSSGGVSALILGGAGFGDGIGGGLGGAGGNRSAGAASTTQRTLTIIVKFDAAGKVRDFAYRQSSF, from the coding sequence ATGAAACGTCTGTTCCTGTCCCTTTCGATCTGCCTCGCTCTCGCCCTCTCCGGGTGCATGTCGGCCGCGCAACACCGGGCCGAGCTCCGCGACGACTCCGGGGACCGCCTCACGGTCGGCAAGGTGCAGCGCGAAATCCGCGTGGGCATGACCAACGCCCAGGTCGCCGAGGTGCTCGGATCGCCCAATGTCGTGACCACCGACGAACAGCGCCGGGAGGTCTGGGTCTACGACAAGGTCTCCACCGAGACGGTCTACTCCACCAGCTCCGGCGGGGTCTCGGCCCTGATCCTCGGCGGCGCGGGCTTCGGGGACGGAATCGGCGGCGGACTGGGCGGAGCCGGCGGCAACCGCTCGGCCGGAGCCGCGTCCACGACCCAGCGCACCCTGACCATCATCGTCAAGTTCGACGCGGCGGGCAAGGTTCGGGACTTCGCCTACCGCCAGTCCAGCTTCTAG
- a CDS encoding GNAT family N-acetyltransferase produces MKETELAALRFPEDPAYIPVAVQAARVCSARLGFGEADAGRIGLALEEALTNALAFGFGDPSAQVSVVLSRTAAAFCMSVRSQGLPLEAARLPKYDPQRARDHADTAGLDSLLMEAAVDKVLYSTLDSGRREVRLLKSLPAEPPARPRREAPAPELEPRSVRFAVRPARPEDAEGIARLALTAHGALLFAEHIYYPERVREMLISGELASGLAVSEDGEFMGHLALAFKTPDARLAEMTYAFVGERFRGQGCGGKLTALLLEEARRRGLRALTGLAVTNHVNSQRMVVAAGFAESALLLAPSPASRTWDRNGTPGRIGNLVLVLGLGSREEVPVHAPARHREMIERIYSHRNVPVRFEEAPAGDAALDGPGRLEVESDFKEGWTALIVERHGADTLAQVAEELRRARAQGVPSIHVLLPLGSPATPALAGACEQRGFFFSGVVPGDNGGEFLVLQCVNTPGTDYASIHLLTEFARELKDYVRSCDPREG; encoded by the coding sequence ATGAAGGAAACGGAGCTCGCGGCGTTGCGGTTCCCCGAAGATCCGGCATACATCCCCGTGGCCGTCCAGGCCGCCCGGGTCTGCTCCGCGCGGCTCGGCTTCGGCGAGGCGGACGCGGGCCGCATCGGCTTGGCCCTGGAAGAGGCCCTGACCAACGCCCTGGCCTTCGGCTTCGGCGATCCCTCGGCGCAAGTCTCGGTGGTCTTGTCGCGCACCGCCGCGGCCTTCTGCATGTCCGTCCGATCACAGGGCCTGCCCCTGGAGGCCGCCAGGCTGCCGAAATACGATCCGCAACGCGCCCGCGACCACGCCGATACCGCCGGGCTGGACTCCCTGCTCATGGAGGCGGCCGTGGACAAGGTGCTCTATTCCACCCTGGACTCGGGACGGCGGGAAGTGAGGCTGCTCAAGTCCCTGCCCGCCGAGCCTCCGGCCCGGCCCCGCCGTGAGGCCCCGGCGCCGGAGCTGGAGCCCCGGTCCGTGCGCTTCGCCGTCCGCCCGGCCCGTCCCGAGGACGCCGAGGGCATCGCCAGGCTGGCGCTCACCGCCCACGGGGCGCTCCTCTTCGCCGAGCACATCTATTATCCCGAACGGGTGCGCGAGATGCTCATTTCCGGCGAGTTGGCCTCGGGCCTGGCCGTGAGCGAAGACGGCGAATTCATGGGGCACCTCGCCTTGGCCTTCAAGACGCCGGACGCCCGGCTGGCGGAGATGACCTATGCCTTCGTGGGCGAACGCTTCCGAGGCCAGGGCTGCGGCGGCAAGCTCACGGCCCTGTTGCTGGAGGAGGCGCGGCGGCGCGGCCTCCGCGCGCTCACCGGTCTGGCCGTGACCAACCATGTGAACTCCCAGCGCATGGTCGTTGCCGCCGGATTCGCGGAGAGCGCCCTGCTGCTGGCCCCGAGCCCGGCCTCCCGCACCTGGGACCGGAACGGAACGCCCGGCCGCATCGGCAACCTGGTGCTGGTCCTGGGCCTGGGGTCCCGGGAGGAGGTCCCGGTTCATGCGCCCGCGCGACACCGGGAGATGATCGAGCGGATCTATTCCCACCGGAACGTCCCGGTGCGGTTCGAGGAAGCGCCCGCCGGGGATGCGGCGCTGGACGGCCCGGGCCGCCTGGAAGTGGAAAGCGATTTCAAGGAGGGCTGGACCGCGCTCATCGTGGAGCGGCATGGCGCGGACACCCTGGCCCAGGTCGCCGAGGAGCTTCGGAGGGCCCGCGCCCAGGGCGTTCCCTCCATCCATGTCCTGCTGCCCCTGGGATCGCCCGCCACGCCGGCCCTTGCCGGGGCCTGCGAACAGCGCGGCTTCTTCTTCTCCGGCGTGGTCCCCGGGGACAACGGGGGAGAGTTCCTGGTCCTCCAGTGCGTGAACACGCCGGGCACGGACTACGCGTCCATCCACCTGCTCACGGAGTTCGCCCGGGAGTTGAAGGACTATGTCCGCTCCTGCGATCCCCGGGAGGGATGA
- a CDS encoding tetratricopeptide repeat protein: protein MKRWLVCALCLTVFAACAAEALAAPISAVGRKNFERARRAEQRGAFDEARAAYAKAAEALGQYVASIDSHDGDPFSSDLIMLGMSLYKSGRYDQAAQVCDRVAGKDPDVFEAFVYGGLARLRLGRTGEALDLWKRFPLSRRQMFLTDAMHAQSRALERGETDAASAIREVEAAVLHQDAWNLSHAKGVNLPWPDLCSGAFWWRSADSPCDSSPDPVGGVAW, encoded by the coding sequence ATGAAGCGCTGGCTTGTGTGTGCCCTGTGCCTGACCGTCTTTGCGGCCTGCGCGGCGGAGGCCCTGGCCGCGCCCATCTCCGCCGTGGGCCGGAAGAATTTCGAGCGGGCCCGCCGGGCCGAACAGCGCGGCGCGTTCGACGAGGCCCGGGCGGCCTACGCCAAGGCCGCCGAGGCCCTCGGCCAGTACGTCGCATCCATCGACAGCCACGACGGCGATCCTTTTTCCTCGGACCTGATCATGCTCGGCATGTCCCTCTACAAGTCGGGCCGCTACGACCAGGCCGCCCAGGTCTGCGACCGGGTGGCCGGGAAGGACCCCGACGTCTTCGAGGCCTTCGTCTACGGGGGGCTGGCCCGGCTGCGCCTGGGGCGGACGGGCGAGGCCCTGGATCTGTGGAAGCGCTTTCCCCTGTCCCGGCGGCAGATGTTCCTCACCGACGCCATGCATGCCCAGTCCCGGGCCCTGGAGCGGGGCGAAACCGACGCGGCCTCGGCCATCCGCGAGGTGGAGGCGGCCGTGCTGCATCAGGACGCCTGGAATCTCTCGCACGCCAAGGGCGTGAATCTCCCCTGGCCGGACCTGTGCAGCGGCGCGTTCTGGTGGCGCTCTGCGGACAGCCCCTGCGACTCCTCGCCGGATCCGGTGGGCGGGGTCGCGTGGTAG
- a CDS encoding M20 family metallopeptidase, which yields MVAAPERAALLRDAAAFGPMLKAWRRDLHRRPELGLSCPRAAALVAGELRGLGLEVREGLARSGVAGILRGGPGPTAALRVDMDALPLEEQTGLDFASEIPDRMHACGHDGHTALGLGAARLLAARRDSLPGTLLFLFQPGEEYPGGARPMIADGALDDPSPDVILGCHLFPGLERGRVGVCSGPATAGNEEFTLTVTGRGGHAARPHECANPIQAASRLVLDLQGIAAGRVDAREPLVLTVAEFQAGAGHNVIPERAVLRGTLRFLTEAAREAAMREVRRLARGVEAAWGVRVELESRVDGPPMILPPDLADRARGWCAELLGPERVELLARPSMGAEDFAYFAEARPAAYLRLGCRDAAHSAGLHTPFFDFDEALLPEACATLAWCLWRFLRES from the coding sequence GTGGTAGCCGCGCCGGAACGCGCGGCCCTGCTGCGCGACGCGGCCGCGTTCGGCCCGATGCTCAAGGCCTGGCGGCGCGATCTGCACCGGCGGCCGGAACTGGGCCTGAGCTGCCCGCGCGCGGCGGCCCTGGTCGCGGGCGAACTGCGCGGCCTGGGCCTGGAGGTGCGCGAGGGGCTGGCCCGCAGCGGCGTGGCCGGAATCCTGCGCGGCGGCCCCGGCCCCACGGCGGCCCTGCGCGTGGACATGGACGCCCTGCCGCTGGAGGAGCAGACCGGCCTGGACTTCGCCTCGGAAATCCCTGACCGGATGCACGCCTGCGGCCACGACGGGCACACGGCCCTGGGCCTGGGCGCGGCCCGGCTCCTGGCCGCCCGGCGCGATTCCCTGCCCGGCACGCTGCTCTTCCTCTTCCAGCCCGGCGAGGAGTATCCCGGCGGAGCCCGGCCCATGATCGCCGACGGCGCGCTGGATGATCCGAGCCCGGACGTGATCCTCGGCTGCCATCTCTTCCCGGGGCTGGAGCGCGGCCGGGTCGGGGTCTGCTCGGGCCCGGCCACGGCGGGCAACGAGGAGTTCACCCTGACCGTCACGGGCCGGGGCGGGCACGCGGCCCGGCCGCATGAGTGCGCCAATCCGATCCAGGCCGCGTCCCGGCTCGTGCTCGACCTCCAGGGCATCGCGGCCGGACGGGTGGACGCCCGCGAGCCGCTGGTGCTCACGGTGGCCGAGTTCCAGGCCGGGGCCGGGCACAACGTCATTCCCGAGCGGGCCGTGCTCCGGGGCACGCTCCGCTTTCTGACCGAGGCGGCCCGCGAGGCGGCCATGCGCGAGGTCCGTCGCCTGGCCCGAGGTGTGGAGGCCGCCTGGGGCGTCCGGGTCGAGCTGGAGAGCCGGGTGGACGGACCGCCCATGATCCTGCCCCCGGATTTGGCCGACCGCGCGCGCGGCTGGTGCGCCGAACTCCTGGGTCCGGAGCGGGTGGAGCTGCTGGCCCGGCCCTCCATGGGCGCGGAGGACTTCGCCTATTTCGCCGAAGCCCGTCCGGCGGCCTACCTGCGCCTGGGCTGCCGTGACGCGGCCCACTCCGCCGGACTGCACACGCCGTTCTTTGATTTCGACGAGGCCCTCCTGCCCGAGGCCTGCGCCACGCTGGCTTGGTGCCTGTGGCGTTTTTTGCGGGAATCGTGA